Proteins co-encoded in one Babylonia areolata isolate BAREFJ2019XMU chromosome 5, ASM4173473v1, whole genome shotgun sequence genomic window:
- the LOC143282467 gene encoding protein canopy homolog 2-like, whose product MGFHGNTWMLVTLVLILGYQSSAKFDKSLYCSICRAVVEEIIIRISESDPNRKVKVTSFRMGANGKKHVVEKPYARSNEHLSKIFAEVCDTMKDYGLRQLPNRKLTIIRIRSRSGQDLNIDAGATENIQNTFKGYCTALIDESEDDMWTLFKLEDLHTIESELCGKLAGMCTEEDLNQPFSDLMETEYYAQYTTFSRGYQEQPEEIYAMDGEEYGDEKVIPPVDHSNRQDRMDEL is encoded by the exons ATGGGTTTCCATGGCAACACATGGATGCTGGTGACATTGGTGCTGATACTGGGATACCAGAGCTCTGCAAAATTTGACAAGAGCCTGTATTGTTCTA TATGCCGAGCAGTGGTGGAAGAAATCATCATACGAATCAGCGAGAGTGACCCCAACAGAAAGGTGAAGGTCACAAGCTTTAGAATGGGTGCTAATGGCAAGAAACATGTCGTGGAG AAACCATACGCCAGATCCAATGAACATCTCTCCAAGATCTTTGCGGAAGTCTGTGACACTATGAAGGACTACGGTCTACGGCAGCTACCCAACAGAAAGCTGACCATAATCAGAATAAGGTCGCGCTCTGGCCAGGATCTGAACATTGATGCGGGGGCCACTGAAAATATCCAGAACACATTCAAAGGATAT TGTACAGCACTGATTGATGAAAGTGAGGATGACATGTGGACCCTGTTCAAACTGGAGGACCTTCACACCATTGAATCTGAACTGTGTGGCAAGCTGGCTG GCATGTGTACGGAAGAGGATCTGAACCAGCCTTTCTCCGACCTGATGGAGACAGAATACTATGCCCAATATACCACCTTCAGCAGGGGCTACCAAGAACAGCCAGAGGAAATCTACGCCATGGATGGTGAAGAATATGGGGATGAGAAAGTGATACCACCCGTTGATCATtccaacagacaagacagaatggaTGAGTTATGA